A DNA window from Pseudodesulfovibrio thermohalotolerans contains the following coding sequences:
- a CDS encoding hydantoinase/oxoprolinase family protein, with protein MLTIGVDTGGTFTDFTFVNGRKTGTYKTLSTPHNPAEAVLSGLRRILAEQIPGATLGDTPMAVVHGSTVATNAILERKGVPTALVTNEGFTDVIEIGRQNRAALYDLHYRRQPHIVPAHMRFGVPGRVTSEGDILEPWDEEAAARAVEEIKASGAESVAVCFLFSFLDPSHEKSMGETLRKLGLPVSLSHEILAEFREFERTSTTVVNAYVSPIMTRYLTALKNGLGQNGERGPGLRIMQSNGGSISADTAMRESVRTILSGPAGGAVGALSLGRAAGFDRLITFDMGGTSTDVSLMDGDLPMTMASSISGYPVKVPMIDIHTVGAGGGSIASRDPGGSLAVGPESAGAAPGPICYGRGGTSVTVTDANLYLGRIVPERFLGGAMSLDAENARLGIEDLARELGLPPTELAEGVLAVANANMERAIRVISVEKGFDPREFTLFSFGGAGGMHCAELAGLLGMTRVLIPVDPGILSATGMLLANVVKDYSRTVMRPAEEFSGGETEAAFAELERDGLDELAAEGVPPEQAVHERFLDMRYKGQSFEIVVPFGPDMIEAFQTMHEQRYGYRNEDKPVEVVNVRLRSLGRSERKPPEPGEMGGEDVPHEARLGKQKAIFQGAALDADILDRTKLKPGNRFSGPAIVTEYTSTIVVPPNVEARVDLLGNLVLDLG; from the coding sequence ATGCTCACCATCGGCGTCGACACCGGCGGCACATTCACCGACTTCACCTTCGTCAACGGCCGGAAGACCGGCACGTACAAGACCCTGTCCACGCCGCACAATCCGGCGGAGGCTGTCCTTTCCGGACTGCGCCGCATCCTGGCCGAGCAAATCCCGGGCGCGACCCTCGGTGACACGCCCATGGCCGTGGTGCACGGCTCAACCGTGGCCACCAATGCCATCCTCGAACGCAAAGGCGTGCCCACGGCCCTGGTGACCAACGAGGGCTTCACCGACGTCATCGAGATCGGCCGCCAAAACCGCGCCGCCCTCTACGATCTGCACTACCGGCGGCAGCCGCACATCGTGCCCGCGCACATGCGTTTCGGCGTGCCGGGCAGGGTCACTTCGGAGGGCGATATCCTTGAGCCGTGGGACGAGGAAGCGGCCGCCCGCGCCGTGGAAGAAATCAAGGCGTCCGGGGCGGAATCCGTGGCCGTCTGCTTTCTGTTCTCCTTTCTCGACCCGTCCCACGAAAAAAGCATGGGCGAGACGCTCCGCAAGCTCGGCCTGCCCGTCTCCCTGTCCCACGAGATACTGGCCGAATTCCGCGAGTTCGAACGGACCTCGACCACCGTGGTCAACGCCTACGTCTCGCCGATCATGACCCGCTACCTGACCGCCCTGAAGAACGGGCTCGGGCAAAACGGCGAACGCGGTCCGGGGCTGCGGATCATGCAATCCAACGGCGGCTCCATCTCGGCGGACACGGCCATGCGCGAGTCGGTGCGGACCATCCTGTCCGGCCCGGCCGGCGGCGCGGTGGGCGCGCTCTCCCTGGGGCGCGCCGCCGGATTCGACCGACTGATAACGTTCGACATGGGCGGCACCAGCACCGACGTCAGCCTCATGGACGGCGACCTGCCCATGACCATGGCCTCCTCCATCTCCGGCTACCCGGTGAAGGTGCCCATGATCGACATCCACACCGTTGGCGCGGGCGGCGGTTCCATAGCCTCGCGCGACCCCGGCGGTTCGCTGGCCGTGGGCCCCGAAAGCGCGGGCGCGGCCCCCGGCCCCATCTGCTACGGCCGGGGCGGAACAAGCGTGACCGTGACCGATGCCAACCTCTACCTGGGGCGCATCGTTCCCGAACGGTTCCTGGGCGGAGCCATGTCGCTGGACGCCGAAAACGCGCGGCTCGGCATCGAGGATCTGGCCCGGGAGCTGGGGCTGCCGCCCACGGAACTGGCCGAAGGCGTCCTGGCCGTGGCCAACGCCAACATGGAGCGGGCCATCCGGGTCATCTCCGTGGAAAAGGGATTCGATCCCCGGGAGTTCACTCTTTTCTCCTTCGGCGGCGCGGGTGGTATGCACTGCGCCGAGCTGGCCGGACTGCTCGGCATGACCCGTGTTCTGATCCCGGTCGATCCCGGCATTCTCTCTGCCACGGGAATGCTCCTGGCCAACGTGGTCAAGGATTACTCGCGCACGGTCATGCGCCCGGCCGAGGAATTCTCCGGTGGCGAAACGGAAGCCGCTTTCGCCGAGCTGGAGCGGGACGGGCTGGACGAACTCGCCGCCGAAGGCGTGCCCCCGGAACAGGCCGTCCACGAGCGTTTTCTGGATATGCGGTACAAGGGCCAATCATTCGAGATCGTGGTCCCCTTCGGCCCGGACATGATCGAGGCATTCCAGACCATGCACGAACAGCGGTACGGCTACCGCAACGAGGACAAGCCGGTGGAGGTGGTCAACGTCCGCCTGCGCAGCCTGGGGCGTTCGGAACGCAAGCCCCCGGAACCGGGCGAAATGGGTGGGGAGGATGTCCCGCACGAAGCGCGTCTCGGCAAACAGAAGGCAATCTTTCAAGGCGCGGCGCTGGACGCCGACATCCTCGACCGGACGAAGCTCAAGCCGGGCAACCGGTTCTCCGGGCCGGCCATCGTCACGGAGTACACCTCGACCATCGTGGTCCCGCCCAACGTCGAAGCGCGCGTGGACCTGCTGGGCAACCTGGTTCTGGACCTCGGCTGA
- a CDS encoding MBL fold metallo-hydrolase: MQCEIIYIHHNAFVLRTDRRTFLFDYPEDEHLPEGAGDLVRRAVAGDDLVVFISHGHGDHCNGNLASVTSSASRVRYVISDDVDELRPEAVPGNGETLLVEPDQVYEFGGMSVETLMSNDLGVAFLVEDGGFRFFHGGDLAEWIWPGASSVEAAFTERFFREAMERARDFKPHVAFADVDPRLPNLAGGVKACRIIGAPVFVPMHTFGDVSALSVLAGESGQGRSRVFSYSGMGDSKQFHF; this comes from the coding sequence ATGCAGTGCGAAATCATCTACATCCATCACAACGCCTTTGTCCTGCGCACGGACCGGCGCACCTTCCTGTTCGATTATCCCGAGGACGAGCATCTGCCCGAGGGCGCGGGAGATTTGGTCCGCAGGGCCGTGGCTGGCGACGATCTCGTTGTGTTCATCTCCCACGGTCACGGGGACCATTGCAACGGGAACCTCGCCTCGGTGACGAGTTCCGCCTCGCGGGTCCGCTACGTGATTTCGGACGACGTGGACGAACTCAGACCCGAGGCCGTGCCCGGGAACGGCGAAACGCTTCTGGTCGAGCCGGACCAGGTTTATGAATTCGGAGGCATGTCCGTGGAGACCCTGATGTCCAATGATTTGGGCGTGGCCTTCCTGGTGGAGGACGGGGGCTTCCGTTTCTTCCACGGCGGCGACCTGGCCGAGTGGATATGGCCGGGCGCGTCGTCCGTCGAGGCGGCGTTCACAGAACGGTTTTTCCGGGAGGCCATGGAGCGGGCGCGCGACTTCAAGCCGCATGTGGCCTTTGCCGATGTCGATCCGAGGCTTCCCAATCTGGCCGGGGGCGTGAAGGCGTGCCGGATCATCGGCGCGCCCGTGTTCGTGCCCATGCATACCTTCGGCGACGTTTCGGCGTTGTCCGTCCTGGCGGGGGAGTCGGGGCAGGGGCGCTCGCGAGTGTTTTCCTACTCCGGGATGGGGGATTCGAAGCAATTCCATTTTTAG
- a CDS encoding mechanosensitive ion channel domain-containing protein, with amino-acid sequence MHQRTMYLVVVLCLFCHLAVPGFASGASPEAMLYAGSGTAAGEDSPEAGIPPDATADQLNAILASMSDEQVRRLLIEELRKNATPPAPDPGPGGVAGVIIETRQFVQKVRERFAYLFSGVTQAPRLLPETFRESLLGGDARQPGELGIGLLAVTVLWFLARWFVFRRTAGLRARIEDVEDRAPLSVKFGRLLLRGIFGLVAVSGVALITLIPYLMIFNEPDKGRPVIFVWLAAMLVVEIVRLAARFVLAPGMGSIRLLPFGDDVALYLYKWTMRIAWVVAVGILCSSLVNMARGSELVYLLIVAGTGFVVAVMTSLLALWNKPRVAEAIRRAVPPHTLRHQLAGSWHVGVIVYAMGFWFFWVVALLVFGENAMLTGVYTLLLVPTYLLVDWACRRLVGFAVGLADVPVDDEDGKSPEDGMVRIGKFQQFLSLGFRILVLAGAAFLLLKIWGVNLAFGRATVGAGLDILLTLVLAYIFWVFISGYIEKRLKAKEGQEEDHGEGEGGGGPGGDRFATLLQLVKKFIFVAISVVSVLIILSSLGVDIGPLIAGASIFGIAIGFGAQTLVKDIISGIFFLMDDAFRVGDYIIVGNATGTVEEISVRSFKLRHHLGPLYTIPFGSIKEVQNMTRDWAVMKLQYLVPFDTDLGEIKKIIKKINKEIRAIPELNEFMLSDIKSQGVKAMEEYGMRMRVKFMTKPGGQFTLRKLVLAKMRKYFAEAGIEFAKPRVSVHIPDRERLTPEEEAHVAAAASQILADEKAAKKKKK; translated from the coding sequence ATGCATCAACGAACCATGTATCTTGTCGTGGTCCTGTGCCTGTTCTGCCATCTGGCCGTACCCGGCTTCGCTTCCGGCGCTTCGCCGGAGGCCATGCTTTACGCCGGTTCCGGCACGGCCGCCGGGGAAGACTCTCCCGAGGCGGGTATCCCCCCTGACGCCACTGCGGACCAGCTCAACGCCATTCTGGCTTCCATGAGCGACGAGCAGGTGCGCCGATTGCTCATCGAGGAATTGCGCAAGAACGCGACCCCGCCTGCGCCCGATCCGGGACCTGGCGGCGTGGCCGGAGTTATCATCGAGACGAGACAGTTCGTCCAGAAGGTCCGCGAGCGGTTCGCCTATCTTTTTTCCGGCGTGACACAGGCCCCCAGGCTGTTGCCCGAAACCTTCCGCGAGTCCCTGCTCGGCGGGGATGCCCGCCAGCCCGGGGAACTTGGAATCGGGCTGCTGGCGGTCACGGTTCTGTGGTTTCTCGCGCGTTGGTTCGTATTCCGCCGCACGGCCGGATTGCGCGCCCGTATTGAGGATGTGGAGGACCGCGCTCCCCTGTCGGTCAAGTTCGGGCGGTTGCTGCTGAGGGGAATCTTCGGCCTGGTCGCCGTGTCCGGCGTGGCCCTGATTACCCTGATTCCCTACCTCATGATTTTCAATGAGCCGGACAAGGGACGTCCGGTCATCTTCGTCTGGCTCGCGGCCATGCTCGTGGTGGAGATAGTCCGGCTGGCCGCCCGGTTCGTTTTGGCTCCGGGCATGGGGTCCATCCGTCTTCTGCCCTTTGGCGACGACGTTGCCCTGTACCTCTACAAGTGGACCATGCGCATCGCCTGGGTGGTGGCCGTGGGCATTCTTTGCAGCTCCCTGGTGAACATGGCCCGCGGCAGCGAACTGGTCTATCTGCTTATCGTGGCGGGCACCGGGTTCGTGGTGGCCGTCATGACCAGCCTGCTCGCCCTGTGGAACAAGCCGCGGGTGGCCGAGGCCATCCGCAGGGCCGTGCCGCCCCATACCCTGCGCCATCAACTGGCCGGATCGTGGCATGTGGGCGTTATCGTCTACGCCATGGGCTTCTGGTTCTTCTGGGTTGTGGCGCTGCTCGTCTTCGGCGAGAACGCGATGCTTACCGGCGTGTATACCCTGCTTCTGGTGCCGACCTACCTGCTGGTGGACTGGGCCTGCCGGCGGCTGGTCGGTTTCGCCGTCGGGCTGGCGGACGTCCCGGTCGACGACGAGGACGGGAAATCCCCGGAGGATGGCATGGTCCGCATCGGGAAGTTCCAGCAATTTCTTTCCCTGGGATTTCGTATCCTGGTACTGGCCGGAGCCGCCTTCCTGCTGCTCAAGATATGGGGCGTGAATCTGGCCTTCGGGCGGGCCACGGTGGGAGCTGGCTTGGATATCCTGCTCACCCTGGTGCTGGCCTACATTTTTTGGGTCTTCATTTCCGGCTACATCGAGAAGCGGCTCAAGGCCAAGGAAGGACAGGAAGAGGACCATGGCGAGGGAGAAGGAGGCGGCGGCCCGGGCGGCGACCGTTTCGCCACCCTGCTGCAACTGGTCAAGAAGTTCATCTTCGTGGCCATCTCCGTGGTCTCCGTGCTGATAATCCTTTCCTCGCTCGGCGTGGACATAGGGCCGCTCATCGCGGGCGCGTCGATCTTCGGCATCGCCATCGGCTTCGGCGCTCAAACCCTGGTCAAGGACATTATCTCGGGCATCTTCTTCCTCATGGACGACGCCTTCCGGGTGGGGGACTACATTATCGTGGGCAATGCCACGGGCACGGTGGAGGAGATCTCGGTCCGTTCCTTCAAGCTGCGGCATCATCTCGGACCGCTGTACACCATCCCGTTCGGCTCCATCAAAGAGGTCCAGAACATGACCCGCGACTGGGCGGTGATGAAGTTGCAGTATCTGGTTCCGTTCGACACGGACCTGGGCGAGATCAAGAAGATCATCAAGAAGATCAACAAGGAAATTCGGGCCATCCCCGAGCTCAACGAGTTCATGCTTTCGGACATCAAGAGCCAGGGCGTCAAGGCCATGGAAGAATACGGTATGCGTATGCGGGTCAAGTTCATGACCAAGCCCGGCGGGCAGTTCACCCTGCGCAAGCTGGTCCTGGCCAAGATGCGCAAGTACTTTGCCGAGGCGGGTATCGAGTTCGCCAAGCCGAGGGTTTCCGTGCACATCCCCGATCGGGAGCGGTTGACCCCGGAGGAAGAGGCTCATGTGGCGGCCGCCGCCTCACAGATTCTGGCCGACGAAAAGGCGGCCAAGAAGAAAAAGAAATAG
- a CDS encoding acetate--CoA ligase family protein, which yields MTPKDNLQAFFYPDAVAVIGASATPGKVGHTIVTNMLSAGYTGKLLPVNPKGGTIEGLPVVTDINDLPRGLDLAVISVPPAAVVEAVRSLGAIGTKSAIVITAGFKEAGKEGYDLEQALKAACEEYGISLLGPNCLGMINGAAGVNASFAASLPGLGSIAFFSQSGALCVAILDWALGANIGFSKFISLGNKAVLDEADMLEYLNRDEATKVILGYIENVEHGEAFLKQARRASLNKPVIMIKAGTTAAGAKAASSHTGAIAGSDQSYTAAFHQSGVIRVGDVASLFNLAQAFSNQPLPKGPNLAVVTNAGGPGILAADAADRSRLSMAELSPRTIEKLQEFLPSYAAFYNPVDIVADADAKRYRQTLDVIGEDPMVHSILVLLTPTASVEIEKAAEAVIRTARKWSKPVFACFMGKIRVAGARRMLMEAGVPCYAFPEPAVRSIETMYQYYLWKNRPEPEYAEVERDMEAVRRVIDDHLRRRQAEVVEFEARHVLEAYNLPTPKTRLARTSEEAVAAAEEIGYPVVLKIASPNISHKTDVGGVKINLYNAAEVEDSFKEITARAQRMRRDAYIAGCLVQEMAPPGVREVIIGFKRDEQFGPMLMFGLGGVYVEIMKDISFKLAPLSRQDAFEIVREIKSYMLLKGLKGEKPVNFAALERIIMVMSRLAQDLPEVLEAEFNPVLVNHERAMVADVRMTLSV from the coding sequence TTGACCCCCAAGGACAATCTTCAAGCGTTCTTCTACCCCGATGCCGTGGCCGTCATCGGGGCGTCCGCCACACCCGGCAAGGTGGGGCATACCATCGTGACCAACATGCTTTCGGCCGGGTACACCGGCAAGCTCCTGCCCGTGAATCCCAAGGGCGGGACGATTGAGGGACTGCCGGTCGTCACCGATATCAACGACCTGCCGCGCGGCCTCGATCTGGCGGTTATTTCGGTGCCGCCCGCAGCCGTGGTGGAGGCCGTCCGCAGCCTAGGCGCCATCGGGACCAAGTCGGCCATCGTCATCACCGCCGGTTTCAAGGAGGCGGGCAAGGAAGGGTACGACCTGGAGCAGGCGCTCAAGGCGGCGTGCGAAGAGTACGGCATCAGCCTGCTCGGGCCAAACTGCCTGGGCATGATAAACGGCGCGGCCGGGGTCAACGCGTCCTTTGCGGCCAGTCTGCCCGGCCTGGGCTCCATCGCGTTCTTTTCCCAATCCGGGGCCTTGTGCGTGGCCATCCTGGACTGGGCCCTGGGCGCGAACATCGGTTTTTCCAAGTTCATCTCCCTGGGCAACAAGGCGGTCCTGGACGAGGCGGACATGCTCGAATATCTCAACCGGGACGAGGCCACCAAGGTCATCCTCGGCTACATCGAGAATGTCGAGCACGGCGAGGCGTTTCTCAAGCAGGCCCGGCGGGCCAGCCTGAACAAGCCGGTAATCATGATAAAGGCGGGCACCACTGCGGCCGGGGCCAAGGCGGCCTCTTCCCATACCGGAGCCATTGCCGGATCGGACCAGAGCTACACGGCGGCCTTTCATCAGTCCGGAGTCATCCGCGTGGGGGATGTCGCCAGCCTGTTCAATCTGGCCCAGGCGTTTTCCAACCAGCCCCTGCCCAAGGGGCCGAATCTCGCCGTGGTCACCAACGCGGGCGGACCGGGCATCCTTGCCGCCGACGCCGCCGACCGTTCCAGGCTATCCATGGCCGAGCTGTCGCCCAGGACCATCGAGAAGCTACAGGAATTTCTCCCCAGTTACGCCGCCTTCTACAACCCGGTGGACATCGTGGCCGATGCCGACGCCAAGCGGTATCGCCAGACTCTGGACGTGATCGGCGAGGACCCCATGGTCCACTCCATTCTGGTCCTGCTCACGCCCACCGCCTCGGTGGAGATAGAAAAAGCGGCCGAAGCGGTCATCCGCACGGCCAGAAAGTGGTCCAAGCCGGTCTTCGCCTGTTTCATGGGCAAGATTCGTGTGGCCGGTGCGCGGCGGATGCTCATGGAGGCGGGCGTTCCGTGCTACGCCTTCCCTGAACCGGCGGTCCGCTCCATCGAGACCATGTACCAGTACTATCTGTGGAAGAACCGCCCGGAACCGGAATATGCCGAGGTCGAACGGGACATGGAGGCCGTGCGCCGGGTCATCGACGACCATTTGCGCCGCAGGCAGGCCGAGGTGGTCGAGTTCGAAGCCAGGCATGTCCTTGAAGCCTACAACCTGCCCACCCCGAAGACCCGGCTGGCCCGCACTTCCGAGGAAGCCGTGGCCGCCGCCGAGGAGATCGGCTATCCCGTGGTCCTCAAGATCGCCTCGCCGAACATCTCGCACAAGACCGACGTGGGCGGGGTCAAGATCAACCTGTACAACGCGGCCGAGGTCGAAGACTCCTTCAAGGAGATCACGGCCCGGGCGCAGCGTATGCGCCGCGACGCCTACATCGCGGGCTGCCTGGTCCAGGAGATGGCGCCTCCCGGCGTGCGCGAGGTCATCATCGGATTCAAGCGGGACGAGCAGTTTGGCCCCATGCTCATGTTCGGATTGGGCGGGGTGTACGTGGAGATCATGAAGGACATTTCCTTCAAGCTCGCGCCCCTGTCCAGGCAGGACGCCTTCGAGATCGTGCGGGAGATCAAGTCCTATATGCTGCTCAAGGGGCTCAAGGGCGAAAAGCCCGTGAACTTCGCCGCGCTGGAGCGCATCATCATGGTCATGTCCCGGCTGGCCCAGGATTTGCCCGAGGTGCTGGAGGCCGAGTTCAATCCGGTCCTGGTCAACCACGAGCGAGCCATGGTGGCCGATGTGCGCATGACCCTGAGCGTCTAG
- a CDS encoding 4-oxalocrotonate tautomerase family protein, whose protein sequence is MPFVNIRITKEGATADQKKRLIQGVTDLLADVLGKNPKTTFVIIDEVDTDNWGIGGESVTELRKR, encoded by the coding sequence ATGCCGTTCGTCAACATCCGCATCACCAAGGAAGGCGCCACGGCCGATCAGAAAAAGCGGCTCATCCAGGGGGTGACCGACCTTCTGGCCGATGTGCTCGGCAAAAACCCGAAGACCACCTTCGTCATCATCGACGAGGTGGACACGGACAACTGGGGCATCGGGGGCGAAAGCGTCACCGAGCTCAGGAAACGTTGA
- a CDS encoding sensor histidine kinase: MPARGRKKHTARIPPGGLRWLIFTKQNRSRRNFPLLGILLLAVLGAVALPLLNSLVIYPAYTKILVGTFEDSARRLAVLTIPPSIKHTRLNATVLDTPRFLADVYRLETDFGLLKVRVFSPGGTILYSTDTQEIDSVESGPIFTDLVSKGRRYAHLGVLRSEPIRGQAVTIDTVAAFVPLMRGGAFLGAFELVFDVTRPKHNLDRFNAYATAGTFAISFCLLAAVLFLVRQEAAKEHSRLQAEKLREDVDQITRHDIKSPLLGMLNGITYLESFTNVDQEQQEMLNDMRHAANTGMDLINRSLDLYKMEAGNYDYAPADVDILSVCRRVVHDLSELARAKGVPVRTVYGEKPLAPEDVLSLSTEENLFYSVLANLVKNAIEASQSGETVDLRIRADKEFTVAVHNPAPVPEAVRANFFDKFATAGKRTGTGLGTYSARLMVEVMGGRIHMHSSEEDGTTVAVALPL, encoded by the coding sequence ATGCCCGCACGCGGCCGCAAGAAACACACTGCCCGCATCCCTCCCGGAGGGCTGCGCTGGCTGATTTTCACCAAACAGAACCGGAGCAGGCGAAACTTTCCCCTGCTCGGCATTCTGCTCCTGGCCGTCCTGGGGGCCGTGGCCCTTCCCCTGCTCAATTCGCTCGTCATCTACCCGGCGTACACCAAGATATTGGTCGGGACCTTCGAGGACTCCGCCCGGCGGCTGGCCGTGCTGACCATTCCTCCGTCCATCAAGCACACCCGCCTCAACGCAACGGTCCTGGACACTCCCCGGTTCCTGGCCGACGTCTATCGGCTGGAAACGGACTTCGGGCTGCTCAAGGTCAGGGTGTTCTCCCCGGGCGGCACGATCCTCTACTCCACCGACACGCAGGAGATCGACAGCGTGGAATCCGGGCCGATCTTCACCGACCTGGTGTCCAAGGGCAGGCGATACGCCCATCTCGGCGTTTTGCGAAGCGAGCCCATTCGCGGCCAGGCCGTGACCATCGACACGGTGGCGGCCTTCGTCCCCCTCATGCGAGGCGGAGCCTTTCTCGGGGCCTTCGAACTCGTTTTCGACGTGACCAGGCCAAAACACAATCTGGATAGATTCAACGCCTACGCCACGGCGGGGACTTTTGCCATCAGCTTCTGCCTGCTGGCCGCTGTCCTCTTCCTGGTCCGCCAGGAAGCGGCCAAGGAACACAGTCGGCTTCAGGCCGAAAAACTGCGCGAGGACGTGGACCAGATCACCCGGCACGACATCAAGTCCCCGCTCCTGGGGATGCTCAACGGCATCACCTACCTGGAAAGCTTCACCAATGTGGACCAGGAGCAGCAGGAAATGCTCAACGACATGCGCCACGCCGCCAACACCGGCATGGACCTGATAAACAGGTCACTCGACCTCTACAAGATGGAAGCGGGCAACTACGACTACGCTCCCGCGGACGTGGACATCCTGTCCGTGTGCCGCAGAGTGGTGCACGACCTGTCCGAGCTGGCCCGCGCAAAGGGAGTGCCCGTGCGGACTGTCTACGGGGAAAAACCGCTCGCCCCCGAGGACGTCCTGTCCCTGTCCACGGAGGAGAACCTCTTCTATTCGGTGCTGGCCAATCTGGTGAAAAACGCCATAGAGGCGTCGCAGTCCGGCGAAACCGTGGACCTGCGCATACGGGCCGACAAGGAGTTCACCGTGGCCGTGCACAATCCCGCTCCGGTGCCCGAGGCCGTGCGCGCCAATTTCTTCGACAAGTTCGCCACCGCCGGGAAACGAACCGGCACGGGCCTCGGCACCTACTCCGCCCGGCTCATGGTCGAAGTCATGGGCGGCCGCATCCACATGCATTCTTCCGAGGAGGACGGCACCACCGTGGCCGTCGCCCTTCCCCTTTGA
- the speB gene encoding agmatinase, producing MKRIPVIGVPLDRNSSYLRGPAKGPFALVEALHCDSANLWSETGHCLDGLLEHRGATGLGDDPAAAFAIIEKTAAEAAKNGSTPIFLGGDHSVTYPLVKGLGRTLGDFAILHFDAHPDCYHEFEGNPHSHACPFARIMEEGLCARLVSVGIRTANGHQREQKEKFGIEWLEMRDRASWPKLAFDTPVYVSVDLDALDPAFAPGVSHHEPGGLSTRDLLDVLHALDTPVIGADIVELNPDRDLNGVTAMTGAKILKEIAGMMLSADSDRAVSPF from the coding sequence ATGAAGCGTATCCCCGTCATCGGCGTCCCGCTGGACCGAAACTCCTCCTACCTGCGCGGCCCGGCAAAAGGACCGTTCGCCCTGGTGGAGGCGTTGCACTGCGATTCGGCCAACCTATGGTCCGAGACCGGCCATTGCCTGGACGGTCTGCTGGAACACAGGGGCGCGACGGGGCTGGGCGACGATCCGGCCGCGGCCTTCGCGATAATCGAGAAGACCGCGGCCGAAGCGGCAAAAAACGGCTCCACGCCCATCTTCCTGGGCGGAGATCACTCCGTGACCTATCCCCTGGTCAAGGGCCTCGGGCGGACATTGGGCGATTTCGCCATTCTGCATTTCGACGCCCATCCGGACTGCTACCACGAATTCGAGGGCAACCCGCATTCCCACGCCTGCCCGTTTGCGCGGATCATGGAGGAAGGGCTGTGCGCCCGGCTCGTCTCGGTGGGCATCCGCACGGCCAACGGCCACCAGAGGGAACAAAAGGAAAAGTTCGGCATCGAGTGGCTGGAGATGCGCGACCGGGCGTCCTGGCCGAAGCTCGCCTTCGACACCCCGGTCTACGTCAGCGTGGACCTGGATGCGCTGGACCCGGCCTTTGCGCCCGGGGTCTCGCACCACGAACCGGGCGGGCTCTCCACCCGGGACCTGCTGGACGTGCTCCACGCCCTGGACACGCCCGTGATCGGGGCGGACATCGTTGAGCTCAACCCGGACAGGGACCTCAACGGTGTCACGGCCATGACCGGCGCGAAGATTCTGAAGGAGATCGCCGGAATGATGCTATCCGCCGATTCAGACCGCGCGGTCTCCCCGTTCTAA